The following proteins come from a genomic window of Populus nigra chromosome 6, ddPopNigr1.1, whole genome shotgun sequence:
- the LOC133696170 gene encoding large ribosomal subunit protein eL33w-like, whose translation MVKGRQGERVRLYVRGTILGYKRSKSNQYPNTSLIQIEGVNTKEEVAWYAGKRMAYIYKAKVKRDGTHYRCIWGKVTRPHGNSGVVRAKFKSNLPPKSMGCRVRVFMYPSNI comes from the exons ATGGTGAAGGGACGCCAAGGAGAGCGAGTCAG GCTTTATGTCAGAGGAACAATCTTGGGCTATAAGAG GTCGAAGTCCAACCAATACCCAAACACATCTCTGATCCAGATTGAGGGAGTCAACACCAAGGAAGAAGTTGCATGGTATGCTGGTAAGCGCATGGCATACATATACAAGGCCAAGGTGAAGAGGGATGGGACCCACTATCGCTGCATTTGGGGCAAGGTCACAAGGCCTCATGGAAACAGTGGTGTTGTCAGAGCTAAGTTCAAGTCCAACTTGCCTCCAAAGTCCAtg ggaTGTCGTGTAAGAGTTTTCATGTATCCCAGCAACATTTGA